From a region of the Bacillota bacterium genome:
- a CDS encoding superoxide dismutase, which produces MGEGILSERKQIRPEDSIITSEQYEHHYTSYYKSHQHKLREIKARLLKAGTSYSDSIFSLFRVLKGEEGWLRNSVILHSTYFNSLGNGKNRPSPQLFNMLIRDFGSLEEWVEEFSAMGISARGWAVLGLDLLEGKLINCLCDEHAEGHWMIYPIIALDVFEHAYQQDYGSNIKSYVKHFLNNIDWTFANVGLETAQEMYNVLRTKNNS; this is translated from the coding sequence ATGGGGGAAGGAATTTTGAGCGAACGCAAACAAATCCGCCCCGAGGACAGCATAATAACCAGTGAACAATACGAACACCATTACACATCCTACTATAAATCCCATCAACACAAACTGCGTGAAATTAAGGCCCGGCTACTAAAGGCCGGCACATCCTATTCTGATTCCATATTCAGTTTGTTTCGGGTATTAAAAGGGGAAGAAGGCTGGCTAAGGAACTCTGTGATACTACACAGTACCTATTTCAATTCCTTAGGAAACGGCAAAAACAGACCTTCTCCGCAACTTTTTAATATGTTAATCAGAGATTTCGGCTCTCTGGAAGAATGGGTGGAAGAATTTAGCGCAATGGGCATATCAGCCCGGGGGTGGGCTGTTCTGGGGTTAGACCTTTTAGAGGGTAAGCTGATAAATTGTCTATGTGACGAGCATGCAGAGGGACATTGGATGATCTATCCAATAATTGCATTGGACGTGTTTGAACACGCTTACCAGCAAGACTATGGTTCTAATATCAAGAGCTATGTTAAACACTTCTTAAATAACATTGATTGGACTTTCGCTAACGTCGGCTTGGAAACGGCCCAGGAAATGTACAATGTCCTGCGGACCAAGAATAATAGTTGA
- a CDS encoding HD domain-containing protein: MERTCAADLELTKTIKSIYIVKSKRLGSFRDRKGHFMTLLLGDRTGEVQAILWEGAEEKYPLLAQGDLVSVSGRVREYAGTLQINLDHISVYEDKDFDPADFLPVSPYNREEMLQALKQIIEGIKNPSLQELLDRFFLDNAWLKAFAMAPAAKKNHQAYLGGLLEHTLKVTEAANKMADVYPQADRDLLIAGAVLHDIGKIEEYQFEKSIDFTDQGRLLGHIVIGLQKIEEKLQELNSFPDSLRLKLLHIITSHHGNYEWQSPKRPKFLEAAIIHHLDNMDATVDMFSTAAGEDYDPKSSWTGWVKGLERFIYKG; this comes from the coding sequence ATGGAGCGTACATGTGCTGCTGACCTGGAATTAACAAAAACAATCAAGTCCATTTACATAGTTAAAAGTAAACGTTTAGGAAGTTTTCGGGATCGAAAAGGCCATTTCATGACTCTTTTATTAGGAGACCGAACCGGTGAAGTGCAGGCCATATTGTGGGAAGGTGCTGAAGAAAAATACCCGTTGCTTGCACAAGGTGACCTGGTATCAGTTAGCGGCAGAGTACGGGAATATGCCGGAACACTTCAGATTAACCTGGATCACATATCTGTTTATGAGGATAAAGATTTCGACCCTGCCGATTTTCTACCGGTTTCCCCTTATAACCGTGAAGAAATGCTTCAGGCGCTTAAACAAATAATAGAAGGCATCAAAAACCCTTCCCTCCAGGAGCTACTTGATCGCTTTTTCTTAGATAATGCCTGGTTAAAAGCCTTTGCCATGGCCCCTGCCGCCAAGAAGAATCACCAGGCCTACCTGGGTGGATTGTTGGAGCACACCCTAAAGGTAACGGAAGCGGCAAATAAAATGGCCGATGTCTACCCCCAGGCCGACAGAGATTTGTTAATAGCAGGCGCTGTACTACACGACATCGGAAAAATAGAAGAGTATCAATTCGAAAAAAGCATAGACTTCACTGACCAGGGGCGATTGCTGGGACACATAGTTATTGGTTTGCAGAAGATAGAGGAAAAGTTACAGGAATTAAATAGTTTTCCGGACAGTTTGCGCCTAAAACTACTGCACATAATAACCAGTCACCACGGCAATTATGAATGGCAGTCACCTAAAAGGCCAAAATTTTTAGAAGCTGCTATTATCCACCATTTAGACAATATGGATGCCACCGTGGATATGTTTTCCACTGCTGCCGGGGAAGACTATGACCCTAAAAGCTCTTGGACAGGTTGGGTTAAAGGTTTGGAAAGGTTTATCTATAAGGGTTAA
- the hcp gene encoding hydroxylamine reductase: MFCNQCEQTAKGTACTVAGICGKTPEVSALQDLLLHTVKGISLYAHEGRKKGVGDPEVNEFTVKAVFSTLTNVDFDPQRFEQLIRQGVKLRNQIKDKVQRAGEKTDFTDPAAAFTPAADLDGLIKQGQDMGLIIDREADDDIQSLQLILVFGIKGVAAYADHARVLGQEDDRVFAFIHEGLAALTNKEIPMQEWVNMVLKCGEVNLITLELLDKANTDTFGHPVPTEVPLGHKKGKCILVSGHDLKDMYDLLEQTKDKDISIYTHGEMLPAHGYPELNKHKHLYGHFGTAWQNQKKEFPEFPGAILMTTNCIQKPQESYLDNIFSTGLVGWPGVTHVENGKFDQVIEKAQQKPGFASDEDNGTVMVGFGRSALFGVSDKIIDLVKRGSIKHFFLVAGCDGAKPGRNYFTEFVQKVPKDAVVLTLACGKFRFFDLDMGEIEGIPRLIDIGQCNDAYSAIQIALALAQAFECDVNDLPLSMVLSWYEQKAVAILLTLLHLGIKNIRLGPSLPAFISPNVLDVLVQNFAIKPVTTADEDLSAILQNA, encoded by the coding sequence ATGTTTTGCAATCAATGCGAGCAAACCGCAAAAGGAACTGCCTGTACTGTTGCCGGCATTTGTGGTAAGACGCCTGAAGTATCAGCACTGCAGGACCTCTTGCTGCATACCGTCAAAGGTATATCTCTCTATGCCCACGAAGGACGCAAGAAAGGTGTAGGGGACCCGGAAGTTAACGAATTCACTGTAAAAGCTGTCTTTTCGACCCTCACCAACGTAGATTTCGACCCACAGCGTTTCGAGCAGCTGATCAGGCAAGGCGTTAAGCTAAGGAATCAAATAAAAGATAAAGTGCAAAGAGCAGGGGAAAAAACAGATTTTACTGATCCCGCGGCAGCTTTTACCCCTGCCGCTGATTTGGACGGACTGATCAAACAGGGGCAAGATATGGGTCTGATAATCGACCGCGAGGCCGATGATGATATTCAATCTCTCCAACTGATTCTGGTCTTCGGCATCAAAGGTGTGGCCGCCTACGCCGACCATGCCCGCGTTCTGGGACAGGAAGATGACAGGGTATTCGCTTTCATTCATGAAGGATTGGCCGCGCTAACGAATAAGGAAATTCCCATGCAGGAATGGGTCAACATGGTATTGAAATGCGGTGAGGTAAACCTTATTACCCTGGAACTACTGGACAAAGCCAATACCGACACCTTTGGTCACCCGGTACCCACCGAAGTACCGTTAGGGCACAAAAAAGGTAAATGTATACTGGTTTCGGGTCACGATCTGAAAGATATGTACGACCTTTTGGAACAAACAAAAGACAAGGATATTAGTATATATACCCACGGTGAAATGCTACCTGCTCATGGGTACCCCGAGCTAAACAAACACAAGCATTTATACGGTCATTTCGGCACCGCCTGGCAGAACCAAAAGAAAGAATTTCCTGAATTCCCCGGGGCCATACTGATGACTACCAATTGCATACAAAAACCCCAGGAATCCTACCTGGACAATATTTTCAGCACTGGACTGGTAGGGTGGCCCGGGGTCACGCATGTAGAAAACGGTAAGTTTGACCAGGTAATTGAAAAAGCCCAGCAAAAACCTGGCTTTGCTTCCGACGAAGATAACGGGACAGTGATGGTAGGGTTTGGCCGCAGCGCCCTCTTTGGCGTATCGGATAAAATAATAGATCTGGTCAAGCGAGGTTCCATTAAGCACTTCTTCCTGGTCGCGGGCTGCGATGGTGCCAAGCCAGGGCGCAATTATTTTACCGAATTTGTGCAGAAAGTACCAAAGGATGCAGTGGTTCTGACCCTTGCCTGCGGCAAATTCCGCTTTTTTGATTTAGATATGGGTGAAATCGAGGGCATCCCGCGCCTCATAGACATCGGGCAGTGCAACGACGCCTACTCGGCCATTCAAATCGCACTTGCTCTGGCCCAGGCCTTTGAGTGTGATGTCAATGATCTGCCCCTTTCCATGGTGCTGTCCTGGTACGAACAAAAAGCGGTGGCCATACTATTGACACTTTTACACCTGGGCATCAAGAACATACGCCTGGGGCCAAGCCTACCGGCATTTATTTCACCTAATGTACTGGATGTCCTAGTACAAAACTTTGCCATCAAACCGGTTACAACTGCAGACGAAGATTTAAGTGCTATTCTTCAAAACGCTTAA
- a CDS encoding GIY-YIG nuclease family protein, whose protein sequence is MSYQHWYLYILECEDGSLYTGITKDLDKRIKAHKAGKGSRYVRSRLPITLAAWWKFNTSKGGILKLEQCIKSLPSCKKWELVKKPDLLKDYCQCLSNDTALLGRK, encoded by the coding sequence ATAAGCTACCAGCACTGGTACTTATACATATTGGAATGTGAGGACGGCAGTCTGTATACGGGAATCACAAAAGACCTGGATAAAAGGATAAAGGCCCATAAGGCCGGTAAAGGTAGCAGGTATGTTCGTTCCAGGCTGCCCATCACTTTGGCTGCCTGGTGGAAGTTTAATACATCAAAAGGCGGCATATTAAAGCTGGAACAATGCATTAAATCATTACCAAGCTGCAAAAAGTGGGAATTAGTAAAGAAACCGGACTTACTTAAGGATTATTGCCAGTGTTTGAGCAACGACACAGCCCTACTCGGCAGAAAGTGA
- a CDS encoding response regulator transcription factor produces MVRKILAVDDDPKVLKIVEHSLTREGFEVIPVSSGKEALAKVKEIYPDLVLLDLMMPEMDGFDTLQRLKEFSDVPVIILSARNDEVDKVAGFRMGVDDYQVKPFSPVELALRVKAVLRRADNSESGRPDKKVLQFDQLVIDHSRRLVQNWGRDIEMTPKEFHLLWLLASHPNQVFTKAHLLDRIWETTYQGDDNTVNVHIRRLREKIEDVPSKPRYIKTVWGTGYKFVD; encoded by the coding sequence ATGGTACGTAAAATATTAGCCGTGGATGATGACCCCAAGGTTCTGAAAATAGTAGAGCATTCCTTGACGCGGGAAGGTTTTGAAGTCATACCGGTGTCCAGTGGTAAAGAAGCACTGGCTAAAGTCAAGGAAATATACCCCGATCTGGTCCTTCTGGATTTGATGATGCCGGAAATGGACGGCTTTGATACTCTGCAAAGATTAAAGGAGTTTTCTGATGTTCCAGTAATTATTTTGTCGGCCCGTAACGATGAAGTGGACAAAGTAGCAGGCTTTCGCATGGGAGTGGACGATTACCAAGTAAAACCCTTTAGCCCCGTAGAACTGGCTCTACGGGTAAAAGCGGTATTAAGGCGTGCTGATAACTCTGAATCCGGTAGGCCAGATAAAAAAGTACTCCAATTTGACCAATTGGTAATCGATCACAGTAGGCGCTTGGTTCAAAATTGGGGCAGGGACATAGAAATGACACCCAAAGAATTCCATCTATTATGGCTGCTGGCATCGCACCCCAACCAAGTATTTACCAAAGCCCATCTTTTAGACCGTATATGGGAGACAACTTACCAAGGCGATGATAACACTGTCAATGTACATATACGAAGACTGCGGGAAAAAATAGAGGATGTTCCTTCTAAGCCCCGGTATATTAAAACGGTTTGGGGTACAGGTTACAAATTTGTTGATTGA
- a CDS encoding desulfoferrodoxin translates to MTELRQVYKCTICGNIVEVLHTGKGQLVCCEQPMQLQKENTVDAAKEKHVPVVEVAGGKVTVKVGSVAHPMEEKHYIAWIEITTGDKTYRQFLNPGDKPEAVFNCDAQKVSARAYCNLHGLWKS, encoded by the coding sequence ATGACCGAATTAAGGCAGGTATACAAGTGCACAATTTGCGGTAATATTGTTGAGGTATTGCACACGGGTAAAGGTCAGTTGGTTTGCTGTGAACAGCCCATGCAACTACAGAAGGAAAATACTGTGGATGCAGCTAAGGAAAAACATGTGCCGGTGGTGGAAGTGGCAGGTGGTAAAGTGACCGTTAAGGTGGGCAGTGTAGCGCACCCCATGGAAGAAAAGCACTATATTGCATGGATTGAAATAACTACCGGTGATAAAACTTATAGACAGTTTTTAAATCCCGGTGACAAACCGGAGGCAGTATTTAATTGTGATGCCCAAAAGGTTTCAGCCAGGGCTTACTGTAACCTGCACGGTCTTTGGAAAAGTTAA
- a CDS encoding rubredoxin, with amino-acid sequence MDKWVCELCGYVYDPEKGAEGAAPGTPFDDLPDDWECPECFAEKERFVNINQRRKEFPRS; translated from the coding sequence ATGGATAAATGGGTCTGCGAGCTTTGCGGTTATGTTTACGACCCGGAAAAAGGAGCCGAGGGAGCAGCGCCAGGCACACCCTTTGACGATTTGCCCGATGATTGGGAATGCCCGGAATGTTTTGCGGAAAAAGAACGTTTTGTGAATATAAACCAGCGACGTAAAGAATTTCCCAGAAGTTAA
- a CDS encoding rubrerythrin family protein: protein MLSLKGTRTEKNILTAFAGESQARNRYNYFASVAKKEGYEQVAAVFEETAHHEKEHAKRLFKFLEGGEVEIKASFPAGVIGSTPENLKASAGGENHEHTSMYPEFAKVADEEGFAKIAAVFRAIASAEEGHEKRYLKLLENIQAGKVFQRTDKVTWKCRNCGYLHEGNTAPEKCPACDHPQSFYELWVENY, encoded by the coding sequence ATTTTGAGTTTAAAAGGAACGCGTACTGAAAAGAATATCCTTACCGCCTTTGCGGGAGAATCACAGGCCAGGAACCGCTACAACTACTTTGCCAGTGTCGCCAAGAAAGAGGGTTATGAACAGGTGGCGGCAGTATTCGAGGAAACCGCACACCACGAAAAGGAACATGCCAAGCGTTTGTTTAAGTTTCTTGAGGGAGGCGAAGTTGAGATTAAGGCTTCTTTCCCTGCCGGAGTTATCGGCAGTACCCCTGAAAATCTAAAGGCTTCTGCAGGTGGGGAGAACCATGAGCATACAAGCATGTACCCGGAATTTGCAAAGGTGGCAGATGAGGAAGGTTTTGCTAAAATAGCTGCTGTATTTAGAGCTATTGCCAGCGCTGAAGAGGGGCATGAAAAACGGTATCTTAAACTTTTAGAAAACATTCAGGCCGGCAAAGTATTCCAGCGCACTGACAAAGTTACATGGAAATGCCGTAATTGTGGATACCTGCATGAAGGTAACACTGCGCCGGAAAAATGTCCGGCCTGTGACCACCCACAGAGTTTCTACGAACTATGGGTTGAAAACTATTAA